The following proteins are encoded in a genomic region of Streptococcus sp. 29892:
- the hrcA gene encoding heat-inducible transcriptional repressor HrcA, translating into MITQRQNDILNLIVELFTRHHEPVGSKALQEMIASSSATIRNDMAKLEQLGLLEKAHTSSGRIPSRAGFQYFVNHSLNLEHIDEEDVYQVVKAFDFEAFKLEDILERASTVLADLTGYSSVILDVEPTSQQLTSFDIVQLSSHDALAVLTLDQSKPVTVQFAIPKNFLARDLEVLKRLVDERFVDQTVLAIHYKLRTEIPQVVQRYFTTTDNVLDLMDYIFANLFRESVFISGKVASLTYGNLATYQLLDSPQLLAPELRQGLAPNQQTSISVAEHREPALADVTIIHHCFPIPYRGMGQMSLLGPVDMNYRRQMSLINIISRVLFMKLTDYYRYLSSNHYEVN; encoded by the coding sequence GAATCTGATTGTTGAATTGTTTACGCGTCATCATGAGCCGGTTGGTTCTAAGGCCTTGCAGGAGATGATTGCTTCTAGCTCTGCTACCATTCGCAATGACATGGCTAAGCTGGAGCAGTTGGGCTTGCTAGAAAAGGCCCACACATCAAGTGGTCGGATACCCAGTAGGGCTGGTTTTCAATACTTTGTCAACCACTCGCTTAATCTGGAACACATTGATGAAGAAGATGTTTATCAGGTGGTTAAGGCCTTCGACTTTGAAGCCTTCAAGCTGGAGGACATCTTGGAGCGGGCCAGTACAGTCCTAGCGGATTTGACAGGCTATTCCTCGGTCATTTTAGATGTGGAGCCGACCAGTCAGCAGCTGACTTCCTTTGACATCGTGCAGCTCAGTAGCCACGATGCCCTGGCAGTCTTGACTTTGGACCAGTCCAAACCTGTCACTGTCCAGTTTGCCATTCCCAAGAACTTTTTGGCCAGGGACTTGGAGGTGCTCAAACGCCTGGTGGATGAACGCTTCGTTGACCAGACGGTCTTGGCAATCCACTACAAGCTGCGGACGGAGATTCCCCAGGTGGTGCAACGTTACTTTACCACGACGGACAATGTCTTGGATTTGATGGACTATATCTTTGCTAATCTCTTCCGAGAATCGGTCTTTATCAGTGGAAAAGTTGCTTCGCTGACCTACGGCAACCTCGCCACCTACCAACTCTTGGATAGTCCTCAGCTATTGGCACCAGAGTTGCGGCAGGGCTTGGCGCCAAACCAGCAGACCAGCATTTCTGTGGCGGAACATAGAGAACCTGCTCTTGCAGATGTGACTATCATTCATCATTGCTTTCCAATCCCCTATCGGGGCATGGGCCAGATGAGTTTGCTCGGTCCTGTTGACATGAACTACCGCAGGCAGATGAGTTTGATCAATATCATCAGCCGCGTCCTATTTATGAAATTAACCGATTACTACAGATATTTAAGTAGTAATCATTATGAAGTCAATTAA
- a CDS encoding DJ-1/PfpI family protein, producing the protein MKKVACLLYPNFSLYEIAPLTSTLVLNFGRKIDFIASTKETIYSEDGLPCHANKTLEEVNIEEYDCILCPGTIDFTSALRDERLIRFLAGLDGKPIKIAAISSAPLLLAKAGLLENTLYTGGIWQNFIDYFDFLSGENFRPLPVCEDGNIITGTGFTVNAFSRQVITSLGLIEDATMYFKESDDYSAEDFIFELSDEEFEEFKATFEKDPN; encoded by the coding sequence GTGAAAAAAGTTGCTTGTTTGCTTTATCCTAATTTTTCTCTTTATGAGATAGCTCCGTTGACTAGCACATTGGTGTTGAATTTTGGGCGAAAGATTGATTTTATTGCCTCTACTAAGGAAACGATTTATTCGGAGGACGGTTTACCTTGTCATGCCAACAAAACCTTGGAAGAGGTAAATATAGAGGAATATGATTGTATTCTTTGTCCAGGGACGATTGACTTCACTTCGGCTTTGAGAGATGAGCGCCTCATTCGATTTCTGGCTGGCTTAGATGGTAAGCCAATCAAAATTGCAGCGATTTCCTCTGCTCCACTCCTGCTTGCTAAGGCTGGATTATTGGAGAATACCTTATATACAGGTGGTATTTGGCAAAATTTCATTGACTATTTTGACTTTCTATCTGGAGAAAATTTTCGTCCCCTACCAGTATGTGAAGATGGGAATATTATCACAGGAACTGGTTTTACAGTAAATGCCTTTTCTCGCCAGGTTATAACCAGTCTTGGATTGATTGAAGATGCGACTATGTACTTCAAAGAAAGCGATGATTATTCTGCGGAAGACTTTATTTTTGAGTTGTCTGACGAAGAATTTGAAGAGTTCAAAGCAACATTTGAGAAAGATCCTAACTAA
- the dnaK gene encoding molecular chaperone DnaK: MSKIIGIDLGTTNSAVAVLEGTESKIIANPEGNRTTPSVVSFKNGEIIVGDAAKRQAVTNPDTIISIKSKMGTSEKVSANGKEYTPQEISAMILQYLKGYAEEYLGEKVTKAVITVPAYFNDAQRQATKDAGKIAGLEVERIVNEPTAAALAYGLDKTDKDEKILVFDLGGGTFDVSILELGDGVFDVLATAGDNKLGGDDFDQKIIDHMVAEFKKENGIDLSADKMALQRLKDAAEKAKKDLSGVTSTQISLPFITAGAAGPLHLEMTLTRAKFDELTYDLVERTKIPVRQALSDAGLSLSEIDEVILVGGSTRIPAVVEAVKAETGKEPNKSVNPDEVVAMGAAIQGGVITGDVKDVVLLDVTPLSLGIETMGGVFTKLIDRNTTIPTSKSQVFSTAADNQPAVDIHVLQGERPMAADNKTLGRFQLTDIPAAPRGIPQIEVTFDIDKNGIVSVKAKDLGTQKEQTIVIQSNSGLTDEEIDRMMKDAEANAEADKKRKEEVDLRNDVDQAIFATEKTLKETEGKGFDAERDQAQAALDELKAAQEANNLDDMKAKLENLNEKAQALAVKLYEQAAAAQQAAAGQEGAQTANNAGDDVVDGEFTEK, encoded by the coding sequence ATGTCTAAAATTATCGGTATTGACTTAGGTACAACAAACTCAGCAGTTGCAGTTCTTGAAGGAACTGAATCAAAAATTATCGCAAACCCAGAAGGGAACCGTACAACTCCGTCTGTTGTGTCTTTCAAAAATGGTGAAATCATCGTTGGTGACGCGGCAAAACGCCAAGCAGTGACTAACCCAGATACCATCATCTCTATCAAATCAAAAATGGGAACTTCTGAAAAAGTTTCAGCAAACGGCAAAGAATACACACCACAAGAAATCTCAGCTATGATCCTTCAATACTTGAAAGGCTACGCTGAAGAGTACCTTGGTGAAAAAGTAACTAAAGCCGTTATCACTGTTCCTGCTTACTTCAACGATGCGCAACGTCAAGCAACCAAAGACGCTGGTAAAATTGCTGGTCTTGAAGTAGAACGTATCGTCAACGAGCCAACTGCAGCAGCTCTTGCTTACGGTTTGGACAAGACTGACAAAGACGAAAAAATCTTGGTATTCGACCTTGGTGGTGGTACATTTGACGTATCTATCCTTGAACTTGGTGACGGTGTCTTTGACGTACTTGCAACAGCAGGTGATAACAAGCTCGGTGGTGACGACTTTGACCAAAAGATTATCGATCACATGGTAGCAGAATTCAAGAAAGAAAATGGCATCGACTTGTCTGCTGACAAAATGGCTCTTCAACGTTTGAAAGATGCAGCTGAAAAAGCGAAAAAAGACTTGTCAGGTGTAACATCCACTCAAATCAGCTTGCCGTTCATCACTGCAGGTGCAGCAGGTCCGCTTCACTTGGAAATGACTTTGACACGTGCGAAATTCGATGAATTGACTTACGACCTTGTAGAACGTACAAAAATTCCTGTTCGTCAAGCTCTTTCAGATGCAGGTCTTAGCTTGTCAGAAATTGACGAAGTTATCCTTGTCGGTGGTTCAACTCGTATCCCAGCCGTTGTAGAAGCTGTTAAGGCTGAAACTGGTAAAGAGCCAAATAAATCTGTAAACCCTGATGAAGTTGTTGCTATGGGTGCAGCAATCCAAGGTGGTGTCATCACTGGTGATGTGAAAGATGTTGTTCTTCTTGACGTAACACCATTGTCACTTGGTATCGAAACAATGGGTGGTGTCTTTACAAAACTCATCGACCGCAACACAACGATCCCAACGTCTAAATCACAAGTCTTCTCAACTGCGGCGGACAACCAGCCAGCTGTTGATATCCATGTGCTTCAAGGTGAGCGTCCAATGGCAGCAGACAACAAGACTCTTGGTCGCTTCCAATTGACTGACATTCCTGCAGCACCTCGTGGTATTCCACAAATCGAAGTAACATTCGACATCGACAAGAACGGTATCGTTTCTGTAAAAGCCAAAGACCTTGGTACGCAAAAAGAACAAACTATTGTTATCCAATCTAACTCAGGTTTGACAGACGAAGAAATCGACCGCATGATGAAAGATGCAGAAGCAAACGCTGAAGCAGATAAGAAACGTAAGGAAGAAGTGGACCTTCGTAACGATGTTGACCAAGCAATCTTTGCGACTGAGAAAACTCTGAAAGAAACTGAAGGCAAAGGCTTCGACGCAGAGCGCGACCAAGCTCAAGCAGCCCTTGATGAGTTGAAAGCAGCTCAAGAAGCCAACAACTTGGATGACATGAAGGCTAAACTTGAAAACCTCAACGAAAAAGCCCAAGCCCTTGCAGTGAAACTCTACGAGCAAGCCGCAGCAGCCCAACAAGCAGCCGCAGGCCAAGAAGGTGCCCAAACAGCTAACAACGCAGGCGATGATGTTGTAGATGGCGAGTTTACTGAGAAGTAG
- the grpE gene encoding nucleotide exchange factor GrpE, producing MSEEIKNEEIVEEVEATEEVVETPEKSELDLANERAEEFENKYLRAHAEMQNIQRRANEERQTIQRYRSQDLAKKILPSLDNLERALQVEGLTEDVKKGLEMVQESLIQALKEEGVEEVATDVFDPNLHMAIQTVPATDDCPAEHIAQVFQKGYKLHERLLRPAMVVVSE from the coding sequence TTGTCAGAAGAAATCAAAAACGAAGAAATCGTAGAAGAGGTTGAAGCAACAGAAGAAGTTGTGGAGACACCTGAAAAGTCAGAATTGGATTTGGCAAATGAGCGAGCGGAAGAATTTGAAAACAAGTACCTTCGTGCTCACGCTGAAATGCAAAATATCCAACGCCGTGCCAACGAGGAACGCCAAACCATTCAGCGTTACCGTTCACAAGACTTGGCCAAGAAAATCTTGCCAAGTTTGGATAACTTGGAGCGTGCCCTTCAAGTCGAAGGCTTGACAGAAGATGTCAAAAAAGGCTTGGAAATGGTACAGGAAAGCTTGATTCAAGCCCTCAAAGAAGAAGGGGTGGAGGAAGTCGCAACCGATGTCTTTGACCCAAATCTTCACATGGCCATTCAAACAGTTCCAGCCACAGACGATTGCCCAGCAGAACACATTGCACAAGTCTTCCAAAAAGGCTACAAGCTGCATGAACGCTTGCTGAGACCGGCTATGGTAGTCGTATCAGAGTAG
- the dnaJ gene encoding molecular chaperone DnaJ, translating to MNNTEFYDRLGVSKNASPDEIKKAYRKLSKKYHPDINKDPGAEDKYKEVQEAYETLSDPQKRSAYDQFGPAGANGGFGGGAGGFGGFDGAGFGGFEDIFSSFFGGGGATRNPNAPRQGDDLQYRVNLKFEEAIFGAEKEVSYHREATCRTCTGSGAKPGTSPVTCGRCHGSGIINVDTQTPLGTMRRQMTCDVCHGRGKQIKDPCTICHGTGHEKQAHTVTVKVPAGVETGQKIRLAGQGEAGFNGGPYGDLYVVIQVQASDKFEREGTTIYYKLDLNFVQAALGDTVHVPTVHGDVDMVIPEGTQTGKTFRLKGKGAPSVRGGAIGDQYVTVNIVTPTGLNDRQRAALKEFAAAGNIDIKPHKKGFFDKVKDAFEEL from the coding sequence ATGAACAACACAGAATTTTACGATCGTCTGGGGGTTTCCAAGAATGCTTCGCCAGACGAGATTAAGAAGGCTTATCGGAAGCTTTCAAAGAAATACCATCCAGATATTAACAAGGATCCGGGTGCGGAGGATAAATACAAAGAAGTTCAAGAGGCTTATGAAACCTTGAGTGATCCGCAGAAGCGTTCTGCCTATGACCAGTTTGGTCCTGCTGGGGCAAACGGAGGCTTCGGCGGTGGAGCAGGTGGCTTTGGTGGTTTCGATGGAGCTGGTTTCGGTGGCTTTGAAGACATCTTCTCAAGCTTCTTTGGTGGTGGCGGTGCGACCCGCAATCCGAATGCTCCTCGTCAAGGGGATGACCTCCAATACCGTGTCAACCTCAAGTTTGAAGAGGCAATTTTTGGCGCAGAGAAAGAAGTTTCTTATCACCGTGAAGCTACTTGTCGGACTTGTACGGGTTCAGGAGCTAAACCTGGTACTAGTCCAGTAACCTGTGGACGCTGTCACGGCTCAGGGATTATCAATGTAGATACGCAAACACCACTTGGGACCATGCGCCGTCAAATGACCTGTGATGTTTGTCATGGTCGTGGGAAACAAATCAAAGATCCTTGTACAATCTGTCATGGAACGGGCCATGAAAAACAAGCCCATACAGTAACAGTGAAGGTGCCAGCAGGTGTGGAAACTGGTCAGAAAATCCGTCTGGCAGGTCAGGGGGAAGCAGGTTTTAATGGAGGTCCTTACGGAGATCTCTATGTGGTCATTCAAGTCCAGGCTTCAGATAAGTTTGAGCGTGAGGGGACAACAATTTATTATAAATTAGACCTCAACTTTGTTCAGGCAGCCTTGGGTGATACGGTCCATGTGCCAACCGTTCACGGTGATGTGGATATGGTGATCCCTGAAGGAACACAGACAGGTAAGACCTTCCGTCTGAAAGGCAAGGGAGCTCCAAGTGTTCGTGGGGGTGCCATCGGTGACCAGTATGTGACAGTCAATATTGTTACCCCTACAGGTTTGAACGACCGCCAACGCGCAGCCCTCAAAGAATTTGCAGCAGCAGGAAACATTGATATCAAACCCCATAAAAAAGGCTTCTTTGACAAGGTAAAAGATGCTTTTGAAGAATTGTAA